In Aedes albopictus strain Foshan chromosome 3, AalbF5, whole genome shotgun sequence, the genomic window GTTCGGGACGGTCATTCCAATCAAGTCACGAAACATCAACGATGTAAGGAACGGGTTAACAAAATATTTCACCTTGATTGGTACTCCAAATTTAATCGTCTCTGATAATGAGCCAGCCATACGCTCGATTGAAATAAGAACGCTTTTGGAAAACCTGAACGTCCAAATACATTTCACCCCACCAAACCATAGCGTTAGCAATGGAACTGTCGAAAGGTTTCACTCTACTTTGGGTGAAATTTATCGATGTCTTAAGCCGACGTACCCCGATCTCAACGATAAAGAACTTTTTAGAATTGCATGCACAACGTACAATAATACCGTGCATTCCGCTGTAAAATTAAAACCAAGAGAGATCATGTATGCGAGAAGGGATGAGGACGAAATGTCTTTGGACATagacaaaattattgaaaatagaaacaaattctttcaagaagttgTAAGTCGTTCGGAAGCgaccaaaaataaaaatttgaagtaCCACAACAGGGCCAGAGAAGAGCCACCCGTTCTACCCGTGGAGGGCACCGTGTACAACAAAGTACAGGGTGTCAGGAACAAGGGCCGCGAGAGATACCTTCCAGTCACAGTGGTCGAAGACAAGGGTAGAACCTTTACAGACCATTATGGCCGGGAGTTACATAAAGACAATATTCGGAGAACCTGAATCCACAACAAAATTATTTTCTTTACACATGTTTCAGAATGTGGATTCGCCTGACAACCCTGACATGCCTGACAATTGCCACGACAGTAGCACAGACAATACAACTATACGACTTGACGAGGAACCCTGGACTACTGACATTACAATCCGGAAACACGCTTATCAAAATTGGACAGCATCGCATATATCATGTGATCGACTTGACCAAATACAAACCCCTTTTGGATAACATCGAACTCGCCGTCGATGGACTCAAAATTTTTATCGATTATCAGGATCTTACATCCCTTTTGAAAACAAAGCTGGAAGAAGTCAAAAGATCGTATAGGAGGTTAATTCCAGCACAACACTTTCGTCATAAAAGAGGAGCATTTAACTTTTTAGGATCAGCGATTAAAATAATAACAGGCAATTTAGATGAAAACGATTTGAAACAGATTAATGACGACATCAAGGATTTGAGAGAAAAGAACCAGGATCTAGTTAGACAAAATAACATTCAAGTAAAACTAAATCGACTCCTAGAGAAccgaataaacaaaatcattGACTCCGTAAACAAAGAGCAGAAAATCATAAAACAACAAATAATAGCAGCTAGACAGACGTTGATTATTAATAGACTGATTAACCAAAATTTTACGACTATCAGACAGGCATTTAAAATCTCCTTCCATTTAGATATTCTGCAAAAACATTTAGATTCCATTTTTGAAGTTATTCAGTTAGCAAAAATTCATgttatttcaaagaattttctagagTCAGAAGAAATCCGGTTTATTTTAGACAGATTAGAGGAACAGAACATAACCATTTTGAATCCCGATCAGGTCTACGATTACTTGGATATCCGCGCGCTCTTCAAAGGTCCAATACTCTACTTCATAATTGGCGTACCACAAATCTCACCTCTCTATTTCAACAATTTAATATTGGAACCACTTCCAATCGGCGGTCGAACTGTTAAATTACCCTGGCATCATGCAGTAATCCATGGCAACTTAACGTACTTTATCAAAGACAGTTGCAAAACCATTGGAGAAAACACCATGTGTGAGGAGGACCAGCTAGAGGACGTCTCCGACGATGGGTGTTTTTCGAAAATCATCAGGGGACTCCCAGGAAGATGTACCTTTACTAAATTCAGAaacattacccaagcaacacgattaACGGACCACCACATTGTTGTTAAAAACGCATCAGTCACGTTGATATCCGACTGCTTACAAAACGACAGAAAACTGTTCGGAacatttctgatatttttctcgaACTGCAGCATCTCCATAGATGGGAAAAATTTCTCCACTACCAAGTATGCATCAACCTTACCGACTGTAATTCCGATGGACGGAGTTAAAATCGAACAGGCAGACTTCGAGCCTATCTTGGACCTCAAGGAGCTGAGGAAGTTACACCTGGAGAACAGAGAGGAACTACACATTATCAAAAACCGGCATTTCCTCCAAACAACCACAAGTTTGGGGTTATCCTCCATTTGTATCATTTTAGGAATTTGCATCGGCCTCTATTCTTTATACACGAGGAAGACGAAGCCAAACGGCACCAGCTTAGACAACGACACAGGAAACGCGGATCGTTGCGAAATTGTATCGGGACGATCCAATCTTGAGGGGGGAGCAGTTAAagaaaaatcccctcggacgccgacgccacatgtaacctgcaagctgagaccgggaccatcacctacacgggcgtgctgacgtaagcactcgtgcgacttgcgccaccgccgacgacggacggtgacggaccgtttgcacctaaccagctgacagggcacatcgaagacttggacttcgactaccacctgatcgtggaatttgctgacacaggaataatggagcgttaggtaggtttcattaaattcagacagagaaataaagtcagtcttgtttgtgaaccctttttaaaaacatcttctttgtcaggaagaacttcagttatatatatatatatatatatatatatatatctccgCCACTCCTCCGGCTGTAACACGACGTCCTAAATGGCTATATGAACGTGCGGACTGGGATATTTACGACACTTCGGTTTGTGAAACACTCCAAGTCCGTAACCCCTGTAACATCACTGATTTTGCTGAACTGATACGCGGAGCCGCGGAAATCGCAATTCCACGAACAAGCAACAAGCACAGACGGCGGGCCCTCCGTTGGTGGACTGAGGAGACACGTGTAGCAGtcagtgatgccacatacacagatttacctagaattacacagattttttcccgTTTTTGactacagatatctgtgatcacagatcaaagatttttgaaataaaacagatttttaagatttttgaaacaATGACACAATGACTTTCGTAAAGAAACACTTTTTTGTTTCTCACTTTTTGTCAATTAGTTTTTATGGTGACGATGAACACAACATAGTAAATATTATgaacattttttgtgtttttttttctatttcaagCAAATTGGTAAAAACAATTCGATTTTGAAGACATTACCCAatcacagatttttactaagattttctggattttcctacagatgaaaaagattttttttaaccaaaaccacagatgaaaaccgaaaaaaatgtggcaacactgtagTCAAACTTCCCGACTTCTGGAAGTCGGACCCAAGCATGTGGTTCGCTCAGGCCGAAGCGCAGTTTGTTTTGGCCGGGGTCAGGATGAGACCAAATTCTACCACATTATTGCGAAACTGGACCAGACGGTAATTTGCCACGTTGCCGATCGGGTAAAAGCCCCACCTGCAACAGACAAATATGATGCAGTGAAACAGCGTCTAATCTCACGATTTGAGATGTCAGCACAATCCAAACTGGAAAGATTACTTGGCTCGTATGACCTAGGCGACCTCCGACCGACACATCTTCTTGCAAAGATGCAGGAGCTCTCTTCCGGACTCAACGTTGACGAAAGTTTGCTGAAAATGCTCTTCCTGCAAAGGCTTCCGGCGAACATTCGTCCAGTTCTCAGCATAAACGATGGTAGCCTTTCGAAACTGGCGGAAATGGGCGACAAGATGATGGATCTCGTTCCACAGGCAGCAGCAGTGAAAGTACCCGTGAGTGACAACAGTCAAGAGAATCTCGCTGATCAGATTGCCGCATTAACCGCTGAAATCCAACGATTGAAGGCACGCCCTGAACGAAATCGATCTCGTTCTGCATCTCGGAACCGGCGCAACGACAACAATGATACCATCTGTTGGTATCACCGTAAATATGGGAGCCGTGCTGATCGGTGCCGCAGCCCCTGTCAATTCTACAAGTCAAAAAACTAGTTTCCCGCTCATCCGAAATCGGCGAGGTGAGCGCAGGAGAAAGCCGTCGTCTACAAATTTTTGACCGAACTTCGAACACACGCTTCCTCATCGATACAGGCTCCGATGTGTCAATCATCCCCGCATCGAGACACGAAAAGAGCCTCGGACCTTCGCCGTTCCAGCTTCACGCAGCCAACGGGTCGAAAATACGCACATACGGAACTCGTTTTCTAGCAACTGATCTTGGTCTGCGCCGCAggttctcatggaatttcttggtGGCTGACGTCACAACAGCTATAATAGGTGCTGATTTCATTGCGCACTTCGGACTTCTCGTGGATTTGAGCAGCAAGCATCTCATTGACGGTGGTACGAAACTACATGCTACTGGCGGCTTGAAAACATCAGCTGTTTTGGGTATCACAACTGTTGCTTCTGACCATCCCTACCGAAACCTTCTTTCAGAGTACCGTGAAATCACCACCCCTCCAACAATGCGTATGGAAATTCAACACGACGTGACGCATCACATCTAAACAACTGGACCACCTGTGGCATGCAAACCCCGTCGAATGGCCCCGGATAGACTGCGAGCAGCAAAACAGGAATTCGAATCGATGATGGAGCTTGGGATTTGTATTTGTCGTCCGTCCAAGAGCAGCTGGGCCAGCCCTCTGCATTGCGTCCCCAAGAAAAATGGTGAGTGGCGGTTTGTTGGTGACTACAGAAGCCTTAACCGTGTGACCGTACCAGATCGCTATCCTGTACCTCACATACACGACCTGTTGAACAATTTTTTAGGCAAACGTATTTTCACGACTCTTGACATGGTACGTGCTTATTATTACATCTCTGTTGAAGAAAACGATATCCCGAAGACGGCTGTAACCACTCCCTTTGGCTTGTTCGAGTTCACCAGGATGCCATTCGGGCTGTGCAATGCCAGCCAAACATTTCAACGCTTTATACATCGGCTCTTCGGCGATCTGGACTTTGTCGTGGTGTTTGTCGACGATATTTGCATAGCCTCGACTACCGCAGAGGAACATCTGGAGCACGTGCGAATCGTTTTTCAGCGACTCAAGGAAAACGGACTGGTACTAAACCTCGATAAGTGCAAGTTTGCCCAGAAAAACGTCGATTTCCTCGGGTACGACATCAGTGAGAGTGGAATAAAGCCACAATCCGAGCGCGTTCGCGCAGTTGTGGAGTACAAACAGCCAAACACTGTGAAGGAGCTTCGTTGGTTTTTGGCCTTACTGAATGGGTATAAACGCTTCATATCCCAAGCGGCGATGTTGCAGAAACCGCTTCAAGACATGATACCAGGAAACCGAAAAAACGACAGCAGGAAACTACAATGGAATTCCAACAACTTGCGTTCCTTTTCGCAATGCAAGGACAGTTTGGCCAAGGCAGCATTGTTACAGTACCCAGATTCGTCCAAACCTATAGCATTGATGGTTGATGCCTCCGATTGCGCGGCGGGAGCGGTGTTGCAACAGTACGTGGACAACGGTTGGCGGCCACTGGGATTTTATTCCCAAAAGTTTTCACCAGCGCAACGAAAGTATTCGGTGTTTGGTCGGGAGCTGACGGCCATGAAACTGGCCGTGAAGTACTTCCGGCATCTCGTTGAAGGCAGGAAGAAGTTTGTTACATACACAGACCATTGTCCACTAACGTATGCCTTGGATTCAAGCTCGAATCATCTGCCGCACGAAGAACGCTATTTGGAGTTTATCAGCAGTTTCACCAAGGACATCAGACATATCAGCGGCAAGGATAATGTTGCAGCCGACGCGTTGTCCAGAGTGAACACGATCAGAATACCGTCTACCGTTGACTTCGATCAAATAGCAAAAGATCAAGAGACTGACACGGAATTGCAACGGCTCCTGAAGCAGAAGGACCATTCATTGAAGCTTGAGTTGAGATCTCCACACGGTGGGAAACCGGTTTATTGTGATGTTTCGGACAACAGTCGCATTAGACCTTTCGTGCCCAAGCAGCATCGATTGCTTGTCTTGCAAAGCGTTCATGGACTTTCGCATCCCGGTAGCAGGACAACAAGGAAGCTACTTTCTGAAAGGTATGTATGGCCATCAATGAACCGAGACGTGACACGCTTTGTCAAAAGCTGCACCGACTGCCAAATGTCAAAAACCCATCGACACACGACATCGGCCTTTAAACAATTTGATTTGCCTAAAAGCCGTTTCAGACACGTCCACATTGATCTAGTTGGACCTCTTCCAACGTCTAGTGGTAACCGATATCTACTAACGATGATAGATAGGTACAGTCGATGGCCAGAAGCTATTCCGCTTCCCGACATGCTTGCCGAAACAGTAGCCAAGGCTTTCTGTACTACGTGGGTAGCCAGATTTGGTGTTCCGGAAACCATCAGCACGGATCAGGGCAGGCAATTTGAATCTCAAATGTTCCTAGAGCTTACGAGATTGCTTGGCGCACTACGAATCCGTACTACTGCCTATCATCCCCAGGCAAATGGGCTCGTCGAAAGGTTCCATCGTACCCTTAAAGCTGCAATTATGTGCGTGGATTCCAAATATTGGTGCGATAGATTGCCTCTGATTTTGTTGGGACTGCGATCATCTGTTGATCTGGGAAGATATCAATTGCTCTGTCGCTGAAATGACCTACGGACAACCCTTGcgcattccaggagaatttctggatCCGACGGAGAAGGATTTAAGTCAATCGGACTACCTTAACATCCTACGACAAACGATGCAACAAATACGGCCAATCGAGAATCAACATCATTCGAAACATCGCGTCTTCATTCCTAAAGATCTTCGAACATGCAAAAGTGTGTTTGTAAGAGTGGACACGGTTAAGCGTTCTCTTCAACGACCCTACGAAGGTCCTTTCGACGTACTCGACCGTTACGAAAAGTTTATGGATCTTAGCATCAATGGAAAAAGGCAACGAATTTCGATTGACAGAATCAAGCCGGCTTATGTCTGCAATCAGGATTCATTATTGGCCCCAGACGATACCACTAAAGTTACGCCATCCGGCCACCGCGTTAGGTTCTTGGCATAACTGGGGGGGACACTGTAGCGTATCCTAACTGCAATACTGGCAGCACGGTACAAAGAGAAAGAAGAGGTGAAAGGAGACAGAGAAAAACAAATcagtaaataaataataacactTGCAAAAGTAGTCCGCGCTTTTATTCGTTCCCGGAATATTACCGTCCGAATTGGCCGTTGATCACACACATGTTTTACATgtcattattttttcataataaagacattctaccttctgtaaatgattgaaatacgttggAAACAAGCTATAGTTGTAAGGCATCTggtaatatgttaagtttttctctgttatacagggcCAACGTACTCATtggcttagggtgtccattatgcccctaatccccctattaagATAAATATAGAAAATGGTTTAAGCTCAGAGGTTTGATTGATAAATACGTCAACAATTCATAATATTAATCCAATAATTGACCAtgaaaagagatgaaccagcctagggctgaaaatctctataataaagtaataataataataataattaaccaTGAAACACGTTTCTTCTCAAGGCTggcttttttttcttcaaagttaACTGTATATATGTTAAGATGTAAGGCAGACATCTAATGTCAAAAGAAGAATACTTACCACCTTTGCTCTGCTCGGGTAGCCTAGATAATACCACACCCATGCAACCAAAAAGGATTCTTCAAACCATTTAAAATACATTGCATAGTTTACCTCCACCACCAGTTCCCGCTTTATTCACCCCTTCTCAATAGACGTTAACCGGCGCCGCATTGCCAAAAAGATGCTTCCACGAGCTCGGTATGGCCAGCTTGATCTTCCCGCCGTCCTCCTCCCTCGGAAGCAATGGCTTCTTCAGCTGATCCAACAGCGACACCAGCTGGACAGCATCTGCCGTATTGTCACCCTCGGAAACGTACATGAACAGCAAAAATCCGGCCAGTTCCTTCCCGGTACAAGCGGCCAGCAATTTGGCCGCGTATCCTCCTCCATGAATCACGTTCCCATCCAGCGGGCTCCACTGCAGCGCTTCGACCGCCTCGGAGTGCACGGAGAGGAACTTTTCGTTGGCCAAATACTTGTACGGTCGTGCCCCAACTTGGTGGTTCTCGTGGGCGAAACTGCTGCTCAGGATGATGACCTCGGCCAACTGTTTGTCTCGGATAAAATCCGTCAACTTGTCGAGGAAATCCGACTGTAGTGCACCGACCAGGGGCGCACGGATCTGAAGAACCACCAACTTACGCTCCTCCGACAGGTACAATTCCGCAGTTGTGGTGGTTTGGTCGTGGTCATGGTCATACGCCGGTGGACCAACAATCGGGATCAATGCCGGGTGCCACAGTAAACCGATCTTCTCCAGTTTGAGCGTTTCGATCAGCAGATCGGTGGCAAGCTGGGCGACGTTACCAACGCTGACACTGGGCACCAGCAGGGTGTAGCCGGTTAAGGTAACTTCCTTgttaagtttgaacatttttacgGTGTGAAAATGTTGAATTAAACAATcactttttaataaatttttaaactccAAAAAAATAGGATGAGATGCGGTTTTTGCGTATTTTTGTTTACACAACGACTTCACGACGCACGTTTGTTGTTGTCAGCAGTGTTAACACTAAAGATTAGTAATGGGCGCTTCTGCCTCAATGACCGATTCTTAAGGGCAAAGTTGCAGAAGCTCCAAAATGGCAGCcagtatacagaattctgtatgccaatatcacagagaaacagacgtcacactctcattgcttctcatcgatcacctttttaccGGTTGATTTAAATATGCAGtcaatattcagtagtaggttgaTCGACCACTCGCGGTGCTGGtatggtatcgtttttgctcctgtttgacgtttgc contains:
- the LOC134289775 gene encoding proteasome assembly chaperone 2, which encodes MFKLNKEVTLTGYTLLVPSVSVGNVAQLATDLLIETLKLEKIGLLWHPALIPIVGPPAYDHDHDQTTTTAELYLSEERKLVVLQIRAPLVGALQSDFLDKLTDFIRDKQLAEVIILSSSFAHENHQVGARPYKYLANEKFLSVHSEAVEALQWSPLDGNVIHGGGYAAKLLAACTGKELAGFLLFMYVSEGDNTADAVQLVSLLDQLKKPLLPREEDGGKIKLAIPSSWKHLFGNAAPVNVY